In a genomic window of Larus michahellis chromosome 3, bLarMic1.1, whole genome shotgun sequence:
- the RPS12 gene encoding small ribosomal subunit protein eS12 — protein MAEEGITAGGVMDVNTALQEVLKTALIHDGLARGIREAAKALDKRQAHLCVLASNCDEPTYVKLVEALCAEHQINLIKVDDNKKLGEWVGLCKIDREGKPRKVVGCSCVVVKDYGKESQAKDVIEEYFKCKK, from the exons ATGGCCGAGGAagg CATTACTGCTGGAGGTGTAATGGATGTTAACACCGCCCTGCAAGAAGTGCTGAAGACCGCACTTATCCATGATGGCCTAGCTCGTGGTATCCGTGAAGCAGCCAAAGCCTTGGACAA acGCCAGGCCCATCTTTGTGTTCTGGCTTCAAATTGTGATGAACCCACGTATGTAAAATTAGTCGAAGCACTTTGTGCAGAACATCAGATAAACTTAATAAAG GTTGATGACAACAAGAAGCTGGGTGAATGGGTCGGTCTCTGCAAGATCGACAGAGAAGGAAAACCTCGCAAAGTAGTGGGCTGCAGTTGCGTGGTTGTCAAA GACTATGGCAAGGAATCTCAGGCCAAAGATGTCATCGAAGAGTACTTCAAGTGcaagaaatga